From Manduca sexta isolate Smith_Timp_Sample1 chromosome 21, JHU_Msex_v1.0, whole genome shotgun sequence, the proteins below share one genomic window:
- the LOC119190089 gene encoding uncharacterized protein LOC119190089 — protein sequence MPAALARGITYAAVLKQIQQKVDLASLDIAETRARLMATGGYLYEVPRFRVGPRPDSETRANTLADKMREVFCGTELEEDVRISRPFKTADLRISGLDPSSDPEMVAAALAKAGNGAASDFKVGEIRPDHSGLGAVWARCPAKVADKIVRAKRVLIGWVAAQVRLLEPRPMRCFRCLLKGHVRMRCTEEYDRSGICYRCGQEGHKAKGCSASPHCVICAAASKPAGHHVGAKACVASSRPRRVNREGGIGVVTPPDPSHRETAMEIAH from the coding sequence ATGCCGGCTGCTTTGGCCCGTGGCATAACATATGCCGCGGTCTTAAAGCAGATCCAGCAGAAGGTTGATTTGGCCAGTCTCGACATCGCTGAGACTCGGGCGAGGCTAATGGCCACGGGTGGATACCTTTACGAGGTACCTCGTTTCCGAGTCGGGCCCAGGCCCGACTCGGAAACGAGGGCCAATACCCTCGCTGATAAAATGAGGGAGGTGTTCTGCGGAACGGAACTGGAGGAAGACGTTCGCATCTCCCGCCCGTTCAAGACTGCAGATCTGCGTATATCCGGGTTGGATCCGTCCTCCGACCCGGAAATGGTCGCAGCGGCCCTTGCAAAGGCTGGGAATGGCGCAGCGAGCGATTTTAAGGTCGGGGAGATCCGTCCCGACCATTCAGGCCTTGGAGCAGTATGGGCGAGATGTCCAGCCAAGGTCGCTGACAAAATAGTCCGGGCAAAGCGCGTCCTGATTGGTTGGGTAGCGGCACAGGTCCGGCTCCTTGAGCCCCGGCCCATGCGGTGCTTCCGTTGCCTCCTTAAGGGGCATGTGCGGATGCGCTGCACCGAAGAGTATGACCGTAGCGGAATCtgctatcgctgcggtcaaGAGGGTCATAAGGCCAAGGGATGCTCCGCGAGCCCGCACTGCGTAATTTGCGCTGCTGCGAGTAAACCCGCGGGGCACCATGTGGGCGCAAAGGCATGCGTCGCCTCCTCCCGCCCCCGTCGCGTTAACCGTGAAGGGGGTATCGGGGTTGTGACTCCGCCGGACCCGTCCCACCGTGAGACTGCTATGGAGATCGCCCATTAA